From the Hevea brasiliensis isolate MT/VB/25A 57/8 chromosome 15, ASM3005281v1, whole genome shotgun sequence genome, one window contains:
- the LOC110637083 gene encoding leucine-rich repeat extensin-like protein 6 — translation MRLLDFLMLLNFFLLIAATPPIQALDSRKLDENTVPAPTDQKCAPCTSSPPPPPPPSPCPPPPALPPPALPPPTPKKPPSSYCPPPPASFIYITGPPGNLYPIDNDFGGADRPTVAGLPFLVGCGLLGFLLRYGV, via the coding sequence ATGAGATTGTTAGACTTCTTGATGCtactaaatttctttcttttgatTGCTGCTACTCCGCCAATTCAAGCCCTGGATTCAAGAAAGCTTGATGAGAACACCGTCCCCGCCCCGACTGATCAGAAGTGTGCTCCCTGTACTTCAAGCCCTCCACCACCACCGCCACCATCACCGTGTCCTCCTCCGCCAGCTTTGCCACCTCCAGCTTTGCCACCTCCTACTCCAAAGAAACCGCCATCAAGCTACTGCCCTCCGCCTCCAGCATCATTCATCTACATAACTGGTCCACCGGGGAACTTGTACCCTATTGACAATGATTTTGGCGGTGCTGACCGACCCACGGTGGCGGGGCTGCCGTTTTTGGTTGGATGTGGGTTGTTAGGCTTTTTGCTAAGATATGGGGTTTAA